In Bacillus weihaiensis, the genomic stretch GATTTTTGCTCTTTGTTGATTGGAGTAAAAAAGCGAATATCTGTAATGGAAATCAACAACCACGTTTAACAGAGACAATAAGAAAGTACTTACTATTTTTTCTAGCGACATAGGAGGGACAAATGTTCCTCCTATGGTGGTTAACAGTATTTAAGAAAGAACAACTATGTTTCTAGGTGCATTTGACTTGACTTCTTGTTCTTTTTGAAAAAATATAATGTATCTATTACGAAAAAATATTGTATAGTATAGATAGAGGTTATTATGGAAGGAAATTGAAAGAGGAGTAAAGACTATGGCCATCTTTATTAAAGATCTATTACTTCATTATGCAATTGTGTTGTTTCTCCCTTTTATTTATCATTTTGTATCAATTCAAAGAATTCGTGTTTCTCCTAAACTAGTATTTTATACATCGATACTTCTCGTATTATTCGTTACGATTGTATTTCCTATTACCTTCACCCCACTTTATTCTTTTGATCTTAAATTCATCCCGTTTTTTATTAGCTTCTTCTATGGAGGTCCCATATTTAGCTTCATCATTGTTTTGCTCATACCCTGTTTAGATTATTTCATCGGTGAAGAAGTCTTTATAGTCAATTTTATCAACTATGCAATTATCTATCTTGTTTTTTATTTATTGAGATATACATACAAAAATGGATCCATTGTACGAAAAATAATGTTTGCTCTCTTTATTCAATTGCTCATTACGTTTTCAAGAATTGTCATGCTTATTAAAGACAATAATACGAATGAATACAGCCACATTCTGCTATTTAGTCTTTTTTCATTCTTAGCGTTGGCGCTCGTTATCTATATTATCGAAATGACAAATTTTCATTCCAGAACGTTAAAAGAACTCGAAAAGGCAGAAAAACTTCATACAATAAGTCAACTTTCAGCATCGGTTGCCCATGAAATTCGAAATCCAATGACTACGATCAATGGATTTATGCAATTAATTAGAGGTGAAACAAATTTAACGCAAGATCAGAGTTTATTCATTGATATAAGTATAAAAGAACTAGAGCGGACACAATCCATTATTTCGAACTTTCTATCATTGTCTAAGCCATCAGCATCTGATAAAGCTATTCAAATAGTGCCCTTAACTGAGTTAATAAATGAAACCGTAGAGTTCATGAATCCCTTTGCCTTAATTCGAGGAATCAAGTTAAATTCCTCTGTTCAAGAGGGTGTGAAAGTAAAGGCACACGATGAAGATCTAAGGCAGGTTCTAATAAATATAATTAAAAATGGGATTGAATCCATTAAAGAAAATGGTCAGGTTGTTGTGATTTTACTAGAAAATGAGAAAGAGATTGTGATTGAAATTATAGATAATGGGATTGGGATGAATAAAAAGCAGGTGAAAAAGCTTGGACAACCCTATTATACAACCAAGAACGCAGGAACGGGTTTGGGTTTAATGATTTCCTATAATATGATCAAGCTCATAGACGGGAAAATTGACGTTCAAAGTGAAGTGGGGAAAGGAACAACGTTTATTATTAAATTACCGAAAATAGAGTAGAGCTAAGACAGATGCCGCGAGCATTTGTCTTTTTTTTTGGACCCTCGTTCAAATGATTTTTCTTGGAAAAAATACCAAATACGTCTTAAGTCTTATAAAGATTTACACCTGAGGTCATTTATCGTTCATCTGAAAAGTTATTAGAATGATGATTGTAGGAAATTACCCGTGCACGGTAATAAATGATGTGAAATAGAAAGGAGTAAAAGGATGTCTTGGTTAACAAAATGGTCTTTTAAGAACAAAGCTGCAATTATTCTAATGTCACTTATCATTCTAGTAATGGGGGTAGTAAGTTATTTCCGGTTACCGATGGAATTTCTCCCATCAGCGGATCAGCCATATTTATCGATTGTCACTATAGGAGAAGGTATGGACGCGAAGTCGATGGAGGAGCAGGTAACAACACCAATAGAAAATGCAGTAGATCGTGTAAATGGAAGGACCGATATGTTTTCCACTACGGGTGATGGATACTCGTCTATCCAACTATATGTTGAGTCTAGTATCGATAAGAAAGAAGCAAAGAGAGAAATTGAAGAAGCGCTAGCAAACGTTCCACTACCTCAAACGGTGATGAAGCCCAATATTGTTCATCTGAATACGTCTATGATCCCTGTTTCTTATATGGGCATTACGTTTGATGAGGGCATAAACCCGACGACAATCCAATTTGCAAAAGAGGAAGTTGTCCCTGCCTTTAAAGAGATTGATGGAGTAGCAGATATTCAAACAAGTGGTGTCATTCCAACCTATGTATCTATTTCATTAGACGATAAAAAGATGGCAGAAAAGAACATATCATTAGAAAGTATTTTACCCATTTTACAAGGGCAACCCATCTCGACAGCTGTCGGGGAAAAAAATATTGATGGTAAAACGTCAAATATAAAAGTTGTAGGTGATATTGATTCACTTGAAAAATTAAAAGAGACGCAAATTGCTCCAAAGACTGCTTTAGAAGATGTCGCAACCATTCAAACAGAAAAACAAGAAAATAATATAACGAAATTAAATGGAAAAGATGCCCTCCTACTCGTAGTCACGAAGGATGGAAGTTCAAATGCTGTAACCATTAGTAAAGAAGTAGAGCGAGTGGCAAAAGAAATAAATGATCAATACCAACACCTAGAAGCGACTGTCATGTTAGCGTCAGCAGATATGGTCGAATCCTCTGTTCATAGTATGATAAAAGAAGTATTACTCGGTGCGTTGTTTGCGACAATTGTGATTATGTTATTTTTAAGAAATGTAAAATCCACACTCATTACAATCGTTTCCATCCCATTATCACTTGGGCTTACTTTATTTTTATTAGCACAGTCTGGGGTTACGTTAAATGTGTTAACACTTGGTGGAGTAGCGGTTGCGGTTGGACGATTAGTAGATGATAGTATCGTTGTAATCGAGAATATTTTTAGAAGAGCACAATCTGAAAGGTTCACCGTTCCTATGGTGGTTGATGCAACAAAAGAAGTAGGATCTGCTATCACATCTTCTACCTTAACAACCGTTGCTGTTTTCTTACCAATGGGATTACTTGAAGGGAGCTTACAAGACTTTTTATTGCCTTTCGCCTTGACGATTACGTATTCGCTTTTGGCGTCTCTTGTTGTCGCGGTCACTGTTGTACCAATAATGAGTGCAGGTTTACTAAAGAACTCGACAATGAAAGAGCATAAACCATCACTTAGATTTAGAAGATTTCTAACATGGTCATTAAATCATAAATGGGTGATCATGTTAACGTCAATTGTTCTATTTGCTGCTTCCATTGGGGCATATATCGTTTTACCAAAAGGGTCTGTGAATAAACCGAAAGCTGATTATGTTTATGTTACATTAACATATCCTAATGAAACACCAATAGAAAAAGTGAAGAAAGAAGCTCTTAAGCTAGAGGGATATATTCTTCAGCAAGAAGAAGTGAAAAGTGTGTATACTCAGTTGGGAAACTCAGAGGACGATGCTAAATTCGGTTCAGTAAGCAGTCCAACTGAGACAATGTATATGGCCATTTTAGAAGAAGAAGCTAATGTAGGCCCTTTTATAAAAAAAGTAAATGATCAAAAAAATGAATTTACTGGTGCTATCCTCGAGGCATCTGAAGCAACCATGATGGGAGGGGGGCAAACCTCTATTACCATTGATATCATTGGAAATGAGGTTGAGAGCCTAGTAGATCTTTCAGAAGATATTACAAGTGAAATAGACGAGATGGCAGGGGTGGAAAAAGTCTCAACGAATCAAGAAGAAACGAAAACTGTCTATTCCTTTGTCGTAGATCCAAGTCTTGCTAAAGCAGATCAGATTGCTCAACAGGCATCTGTCATGTTAAATCAAACACCCCTTGGAACAATCGAGTTAAATGAACAACCAACAATGGTGATGGTTGAACCAATTTATAACCCAGAAACAAAACAAGAGCTTGCGGATGTTCCGATTATGACAGCAGAGGGAATGGCAACCATTTCGGATGTTGCTGAATTAAAGAAAGTAAAGGAGCCTACAAGTGCTTTTCATAAGGATGGAGACCAATATATAAGAATTACTGCAAATGTCGATCCTGATAAGTTATCAACCATCGCAACAGAAATCAATTCAACCATTTATGGTGACAAGAATACTAAGGGCATGGAGATACCTGATAGCATAGACGTCGTCATTGGTGGGGCGAGTGCAGATCAACAAAGTGATTTTAATGATCTCTTTATGACGATGTTAGCATCCATTGGGATTGTTTTTCTTATCATGGTGATAACGTTTAAAACAATTCGTGCACCTATTGCGATATTATTCTCTTTACCACTTGCTACAATTGGAGCTATTTTAGGAATAATCATTAGTGGAATTTCAGTGGATGTAACAGCTTTACTCGGGGCATTAATGCTCATTGGTATTGTTGTGACAAATGCTATCGTCTTTTTAGATAGGGTTAAACAAAATGAAAAGACAATGAGTATTCGAGATTCCCTTATTGAAGCTGCTACAATCAGAATGCGTCCAATTATTATGACTGCTGTAGCAACCATTTCAGCTATGCTCCCTCTTCTATTTAAAGAAGCAGAAACAGGTAACTTAGTATCAGCTAGCTTAGCCGTCGTTGTCATTGGAGGGTTAAGCGTAGCAACTTTATTAACATTAGTTGTTATTCCTGTTGTGTATGAGTTGTTACACTTTAGGACCGTGAAAAAGCAAATGATCAATCAACTAAAGGGTCAAGAGGATGTAACCTTTTAATCAGATTTAAATGGTAGAAATCACTTTATAAAAACGATAAAAAAGAAGCGGCTGAGGGATGAGTACTTAGTCAATGGTAGACTCGAATTATTAGGTGATATTTAATGAATATCTTCCCTAATAGTTCGGGTCTTTATTTTTTTAACCTTAGATTCTTTATTTGTGCATCCCGGTGCGGAAGGTCTTCACTCCTGTGGGGGTAGAGGAAAGCCTAATAAGACTTGTAAAGAGAACCTGGATGTAGAGTACTAGTTTGTCCTTAGATTCTGTTTTGTAGGATAAGTGAGCTAGGAATTTATGACTAATAATCCGTTAGTTTTTTTACAAATGTAAAGCAAATTTAGTCGATTTATAGTATAATTGTAAACGGATACAAAAGACACTTTACATTTTCTTTACATTAAATTGATCTTTTTATCTCTAATGTTGAATAACTGAAATGATTATTTAAGGTGTTGGAGAATGTCTAGGTCTATATACCTGAAAGAAGAAGAGTTTGATTGAGAAGAATATATTTTTACAAATAGTACAGAAAATCCCGTTTGTTTAAAGACTACTAGATAATAAGGGGTGAAAAAGAGTGAGGAAACAAAAAGGATTAGAGAGAAATCGATTAAAGGCACCAAAGGAAAAAATGAAAAAAGAAGCTAGAACGAATTTTTTGAACATGCCTTCAAGCATTAAGGGAATGACGTTAAAGTCTAGAATTATCATGTTTTCGCTATTATTTACCATTATTCCAAGTATTATTATAGGTAATGTTGTGTACTTCGTTTCGAAGAATACCATTGAAGAAAAAGTATCTGCTATGAATGAAGAAATCGGTGAACAGGTGACAAAGAATGTTAATCACAAATTGAATGAAATTGATAATTTAACACTTGTTCCTTTTTCAAATATGGATTTAATAGAATCCTTAAAAACAGATGAAGGGTTAACCCAATACGAAGCTTTTTCGAAGCAACGAACTGCTGCTGAATATTTTTCAAGTATTTCTTTCACAAATGAACATGCAAAATCCATGTTCTTTATCAATAAGGAAAAGGATATTTATGGAGAAACTAATTATATCAATTCCTTAAAGATTGAAACGTTCATTACCGATGTTCTCGAGCAAGATGGTGAAGGTGTTTCAAGATCGAATACGTGGATTACAGGCTACGAAGGTAACTATGATTTAATGTATATTTATCGTGATGTGGAGAGAATTGGTTCGCTACTATTAGTAGCAAGTACAGAAGTGTTTAGTGAAGTTTTTAAAGATAGTGCAGATGAAAAAGGACGGGAGATCTCCATTATAGGTGGAGATGGAACGATTATTTCGAGTAATAATGAGAAGTTGATGGGAACGACATACGAGCCTTTAAAGGATTCAAACGATAACCTCGTCTCGTCAAATGAAAGCGAAAATGGGTGGCAGGTCGTTGTTTCGACTTCAAAATCCTACTTATTTAAAGAGATTGAAAATGTAATATATCTAGTATTTATAATTATAGTTGTTTTTGTATTGGTAGGACTCATTGCGAGTATTTTATTAGCAAACAGCCTCACAAGACCAATTGTGAATATAGTATCCATTATGAAAAAAGCAGAAAAAGGTGACTTAACACATCGAGCTGATTACTTATATAAGAATGAAATAGGTCAGCTTGGTCAAAGCTTTAATACCATGATTGATAACATAAAAGTTATGATTGAAGAAAATAAAAAAGTTTCTGCATATGCCGTAAATCGCGCTCATGACCTAGAGAGAATTTCTGCTGAATCTGCTTCAGCATCTGAACAGATTGCTTCAGCGATAGAGGAAGTAGCAAAAGGGGCAGTTAGTCAAGTCGATTATTCTGAGAGAACAAACCGCGAAATGAAAGAGCTATCAAGTGAAATCAACGAAGTTTCTAATAATATGACAAGAGTCTCAGAAATTACGGAAACAACTAAAACACTTAGTAGTAATTCTATCAAAACGATTAATGAGCTTACCGAGAAGAATAAAGAAATGGGTACGAATATAGGACAAGTAGATGTCACGATGGATGGACTGAATAAAGAAATAGCGCAAATTAAGGATATTGTTGAAATGATTAAAAATGTGAGTGAAGAAACAAATTTACTTTCCTTAAACGCGAGTATTGAGGCAGCTAGAGCAGGAGCTGCAGGAAGAGGATTTGCAGTTGTAGCAGAGGAGATACGTAAGCTAGCTGATCAAACAAAATCATCCTCTATGAGAATTGAAACCGTAATTGCGAGTATTCTCAATCAAACGAAGAAATCAGTAGAGCTTGTGAAAATGACAATCACGCTTTTTAAAGAGCAAACAACGTCTATTACAAATACAAAGGATGCGTTTGAGAACATTTTAGAAGGAACAAATGCTATTATTGATGAAATTAATTATGTAGAGGCTTCAATTAGTAAGATTAATGTAAACAAAGAAAAAGTAGAAACGGCTATAAATGAAATGGTAGAGGTAGCTGAAGATTCCTCTGCCACTACAGAAGAAGTGACAGCGACAACCGAGGAACAATCAGCAGCTGCTGATGAACTTGGTCATCTTGCTTCAAGCTTATCAACGACTGTATTAGAATTAGAGAAGACGATTAATAAGTTTAAAGTGTAATATCCTAGTCAAGTGCCTAGATCATTTTCTAGATGATTTACATAATGTAGGTGTAGATGATCTGGGAGGTGTTACTATGAGTGAAAAGGGTGGATATGCAGGAGGATTTGCTTTACTTGTTGTCCTATTTATCTTATTAATTATTGTAGGTGCTGGTGGATACACTGGTGGCTATGGTGCAGGAAGACCAGGTTATGGATACGGATATTACTAGAATATGGCATTGGTAATGTCTCATCGTAATTTTTATCCCTTTATTGGTGATAGTGAGAAGGTTTAAGATTCCTGCGGGAAGCGAGAATGCCTGTAATGTGAATCAAGAACTGCGGATAAAACGAGCCAAAAATAAGGTTTGCAAGGAGGGTGACTCAAAAGGTTGTTAAATAACGACCTTTTGAGCACCCTTTCTTTCTGAAGTAATCGGTGTTTCTTTAAGCTTTCTTCTAGCCCCGCGGAAGGGGGCGGACTTTTCCTCTTCTTCAAGGATTTGCTCAATTTGTAAAGCCAATTGACGATATTGGTCATCTAAACTTTTTTCGTATTTTTCTGTCGCTTTTCTCCAAACAAATGTATATTGATTTGCATGATTTTTTTGTTGTTTAATTATTCTTTAAAAAAGACTGTTTTCGTAGGGGTTTTGCTTCTATGAATACAATTTTAGATCGATAGTGGAATGGAGCGTAAGACACTTGACTCCTGCGGGAAGTGAGGAAAGCAAGTGACTGGAGCGCAATGGAACGTCCCGGTTTTTACGTTAACTGAATTAAAAAGATAAAAGTATGAAAAGAGGCTAACCCAAGGTCTAAAATCTAGACTTTTGGGTCAGCCTCCTTTTGTAATGATCTTACTACCGCTTTATCACGTACTAAAACACGAGAAAGGAAGAGAAAAAGATGATCATCAATCCCATTCGATTTTCTAAACATAACCAAAGCTATGTTATACGCTCTGCAACAATAAGTGATGCAAAAAGCCTTTCGGAAGTAAGATTACAAATTGACGGAGAAACAGAATATTTTGACCGTGTACAAGGTGAGCACTACATAGATGAATATGAATATAAAGAAATCATTGAAAGAGATAGAAAGAGCGATAAAAATCTTTTATTAGTAGCTGAAGTAAACAATGAAATTGTCGGATTTCTTCGTTGTATAGGAAATGACTTGAAAAGAACCTCTCATAAAGTTGAATTTGGATTAGGAGTAGTAAAGGAACATTGGGGCATTGGAATTGGTAAAAATCTTCTCCAACAATTCATAAAATGGGCTGATTGTAATGGAATTAGAAAGATAACACTACAGGTTTTAGAAACAAATAAAAAGGCAAGGACGTTGTATGAAAAAGAAGGTTTTATAGTAGAAGGAATTTTACGCGATGATAAGCTCCTATCAGGTAACTATTATCAAACAATAATAATGGGAAGAATTCGCCCGTGATCAATATATGGAGAAGCTAGGAAAAAAGCAGACACCTTTCGGTACAATCTATTGTGTACACTAGATAAATTAGTGTGTGTATATAGTTGTTACGATAAGGTGCCAGGCACTTCTATCCCAGCCTCTCAATGGTCTAAATCACTGAACACCAGCAGCTATTTTAATGCTTTTTTGGTGATAAGGATCAATTCTTCCATCTTTATGCCGAGTAGAGTTTTTGAAATGAACATCAAAGTGCCCTGTTATTCCGTTGTTTTTAATATATTCCACATCATGCGGATAAAAAGTCATGCTAGCAGCAAGCTTTCTTTTATCTACCTCAACAAGGACAGGACGAGTTGTCCAGCTAAATCCTCCCCAAATACTCTTTGCAATGGCTGTATCTGTTTTGCTAATGGTTTCACAATCAGCGTGATTTGCTCCAATTGTTCGTCTAATGTTGAAGCTTTTTCCGGTTTGGAGATCTGTAATTGTAACAGTCTTACCTATTGGGAAAACATATTGAGCTTCTGTCCACCAATCTAAATACTCTCCATGACGTTCACTGACTGTTTTTTGCACGGCAATTTGATGGACTGGAACGGTAAGCTTTTGTCCTATTGAAAGGGTACTAGATGTAGATAGTCCGTTCACTTTTAACAGTTCTCTTTGTGGGATTTCATATTTCACACTAAGATCCCAAATAGTATCTCCTGATTTTACAAGATGTGTTGTATAGGTCAAAGTATTCTTTGATAGGCTTTGCTCAGTTTCCTTTGAAGGTGAAATTGGGCTTTCAATGGTTAAGGCTTGACCAACGACAATGAAAGGAGTCACCATATTATTTACCTGCATGATCTTCTCAGTTGTTGTGTTGTAGTTCTTTGCGATTTCCGATAGTGTATCCCCACTTTTAACAGTGTAGGTCTGTAGAGTAGGAATAGCTTTTAAGCGAAGTTCTTGATTTAAATAGATGGTATCGCTTTGTAAGCTGTTTATTTCTTTTAAGGATTCAACATTGAGACCGTATCTTTTGGCAATGCCTGACAATGTATCACCGACTGTCACCTTGTAGACATCAGGAATTCCATCTTTTTTAGTAGGCTCCTGGATAGATGGTGATGCACTAGGGATGGTGAGGACTTGGCCTACATAGATCCTATCGGAGGATAGTTCATTACTGTTCTTTATGGCATCAACAGATTGACCGAATTTTTTAGCAATAACAGATAAACTATCGCCACTTTTAACTTGATAGGAAAGTGAGTCATCAGGCTTCTGTATTTCGGACGTTTCGGGTTCTAACGTAGACATGTTTAATCTTTGTCCTATATGAATAAGATCTGATGATAATCGATTTATCTTTTTGAGTGATTCTACAGAAGTATTGAATTTCTTAGCAATAACGGATAAACTGTCCCCTGGCTGAACCGTATAATAAGCGGTTTTGACAGATTGATTTTGTTCATCTATTGCTCCTGGTTTGGTCGTAATCGGAATGAGCAAGGTTTGCTGTAAATAAATTGTGTCTGTAGATAGCTCATTTATATGTTTTAACTTCACAGCTGTCGTCTGATAGTTTTTAGCAATGCCTGATAATGTATCCCCAGATTTCACGGTATAATGAATGAGAGGAATATGTATCCTTTGTCCAACATATAGTAAATCAGTTGTGAATTTGTTATATTGTTTTAATTCATGTGTAGAAATACGATATTTTTTTGCAATCATACTAAGGGAATCTCCACTTTTTACTGTATAGGGTATGGGTTGAGTTTCTGTTTGACTTAATGAGGCTGCTTTTACAGTCGTTTTAGATTGTAAAGCTCCAGTAAAGGAAAACATACAGACAAAGATCCCGCCTACGACGACTTTGATAGCATTGATTTTAAGATCTGGAAACCGACGAATTGCGTATTCTTGAATTTGTTCTTGATGTGATGTCGAAACAGCTGTGCCTAATTCTGTAGCAAATTCTGTATCAAAGTCTGAAAGGTAGAGTGTTAAGGTAACACCTTCTGTTTCTTTCTCAATATGATATTTCGATAAAAAGTTCATAAGATCATACCTCCTTCTCTTAGTATGAAAGAAAGACCTTTTCATTATCCTTACTTTTGCTGTTGATAATTTGTTATAGGTCATTGTGTTGGTATAGAAATAGCTTGTATAATAAAAGAGAGCGCTTTAATAATGGAGTTGATAAAAATGCGATCAACAGTACATACTTTAGGCTTTACAGGTGTTTTGGAAGGGGTCTCCTATCTAGTGTTGCTTTTAATTGCTATGCCACTAAAGTATATGTTTGATTACCCTATGGCTGTCACCGTTGTTGGAGGTATGCACGGATTCTTATTTGTTGCCTATGCCCTAATGGTTGCAATTGTTCTGTTTCAAAAGAGATGGACTTTCTTATGGGCAGTATGGGCAGTATTTTTGGCATTTATTCCCTTTGGTACTTTCTATTTAGACAAGCAATTAAAAACAAAAAGGTAAAAAAGCTGACGTATGTTGGCTTTTTTTTAGTAGGAGATACTTTCGTTTCCTCATTGTCCGACATCTCTCTGGCACATAAGGGTGCTATCTTATAATCAGCAGGTACCTTAAAGGAGATGGTCCGATTTTCCATTCGTTTTGCAATGCTGAAAAAAGGATGGAAACATTTATTTTGAATAGTCCTAGGGGGTATACTAAAATAGAGATATGAGGTAAAAAAGAGGGGGACGTTAGATGAGCTCAGAG encodes the following:
- a CDS encoding methyl-accepting chemotaxis protein — protein: MIEENKKVSAYAVNRAHDLERISAESASASEQIASAIEEVAKGAVSQVDYSERTNREMKELSSEINEVSNNMTRVSEITETTKTLSSNSIKTINELTEKNKEMGTNIGQVDVTMDGLNKEIAQIKDIVEMIKNVSEETNLLSLNASIEAARAGAAGRGFAVVAEEIRKLADQTKSSSMRIETVIASILNQTKKSVELVKMTITLFKEQTTSITNTKDAFENILEGTNAIIDEINYVEASISKINVNKEKVETAINEMVEVAEDSSATTEEVTATTEEQSAAADELGHLASSLSTTVLELEKTINKFKV
- a CDS encoding LysM peptidoglycan-binding domain-containing protein, with product MNFLSKYHIEKETEGVTLTLYLSDFDTEFATELGTAVSTSHQEQIQEYAIRRFPDLKINAIKVVVGGIFVCMFSFTGALQSKTTVKAASLSQTETQPIPYTVKSGDSLSMIAKKYRISTHELKQYNKFTTDLLYVGQRIHIPLIHYTVKSGDTLSGIAKNYQTTAVKLKHINELSTDTIYLQQTLLIPITTKPGAIDEQNQSVKTAYYTVQPGDSLSVIAKKFNTSVESLKKINRLSSDLIHIGQRLNMSTLEPETSEIQKPDDSLSYQVKSGDSLSVIAKKFGQSVDAIKNSNELSSDRIYVGQVLTIPSASPSIQEPTKKDGIPDVYKVTVGDTLSGIAKRYGLNVESLKEINSLQSDTIYLNQELRLKAIPTLQTYTVKSGDTLSEIAKNYNTTTEKIMQVNNMVTPFIVVGQALTIESPISPSKETEQSLSKNTLTYTTHLVKSGDTIWDLSVKYEIPQRELLKVNGLSTSSTLSIGQKLTVPVHQIAVQKTVSERHGEYLDWWTEAQYVFPIGKTVTITDLQTGKSFNIRRTIGANHADCETISKTDTAIAKSIWGGFSWTTRPVLVEVDKRKLAASMTFYPHDVEYIKNNGITGHFDVHFKNSTRHKDGRIDPYHQKSIKIAAGVQ
- a CDS encoding GNAT family N-acetyltransferase — translated: MIINPIRFSKHNQSYVIRSATISDAKSLSEVRLQIDGETEYFDRVQGEHYIDEYEYKEIIERDRKSDKNLLLVAEVNNEIVGFLRCIGNDLKRTSHKVEFGLGVVKEHWGIGIGKNLLQQFIKWADCNGIRKITLQVLETNKKARTLYEKEGFIVEGILRDDKLLSGNYYQTIIMGRIRP
- a CDS encoding efflux RND transporter permease subunit, encoding MSWLTKWSFKNKAAIILMSLIILVMGVVSYFRLPMEFLPSADQPYLSIVTIGEGMDAKSMEEQVTTPIENAVDRVNGRTDMFSTTGDGYSSIQLYVESSIDKKEAKREIEEALANVPLPQTVMKPNIVHLNTSMIPVSYMGITFDEGINPTTIQFAKEEVVPAFKEIDGVADIQTSGVIPTYVSISLDDKKMAEKNISLESILPILQGQPISTAVGEKNIDGKTSNIKVVGDIDSLEKLKETQIAPKTALEDVATIQTEKQENNITKLNGKDALLLVVTKDGSSNAVTISKEVERVAKEINDQYQHLEATVMLASADMVESSVHSMIKEVLLGALFATIVIMLFLRNVKSTLITIVSIPLSLGLTLFLLAQSGVTLNVLTLGGVAVAVGRLVDDSIVVIENIFRRAQSERFTVPMVVDATKEVGSAITSSTLTTVAVFLPMGLLEGSLQDFLLPFALTITYSLLASLVVAVTVVPIMSAGLLKNSTMKEHKPSLRFRRFLTWSLNHKWVIMLTSIVLFAASIGAYIVLPKGSVNKPKADYVYVTLTYPNETPIEKVKKEALKLEGYILQQEEVKSVYTQLGNSEDDAKFGSVSSPTETMYMAILEEEANVGPFIKKVNDQKNEFTGAILEASEATMMGGGQTSITIDIIGNEVESLVDLSEDITSEIDEMAGVEKVSTNQEETKTVYSFVVDPSLAKADQIAQQASVMLNQTPLGTIELNEQPTMVMVEPIYNPETKQELADVPIMTAEGMATISDVAELKKVKEPTSAFHKDGDQYIRITANVDPDKLSTIATEINSTIYGDKNTKGMEIPDSIDVVIGGASADQQSDFNDLFMTMLASIGIVFLIMVITFKTIRAPIAILFSLPLATIGAILGIIISGISVDVTALLGALMLIGIVVTNAIVFLDRVKQNEKTMSIRDSLIEAATIRMRPIIMTAVATISAMLPLLFKEAETGNLVSASLAVVVIGGLSVATLLTLVVIPVVYELLHFRTVKKQMINQLKGQEDVTF
- a CDS encoding ATP-binding protein; translation: MAIFIKDLLLHYAIVLFLPFIYHFVSIQRIRVSPKLVFYTSILLVLFVTIVFPITFTPLYSFDLKFIPFFISFFYGGPIFSFIIVLLIPCLDYFIGEEVFIVNFINYAIIYLVFYLLRYTYKNGSIVRKIMFALFIQLLITFSRIVMLIKDNNTNEYSHILLFSLFSFLALALVIYIIEMTNFHSRTLKELEKAEKLHTISQLSASVAHEIRNPMTTINGFMQLIRGETNLTQDQSLFIDISIKELERTQSIISNFLSLSKPSASDKAIQIVPLTELINETVEFMNPFALIRGIKLNSSVQEGVKVKAHDEDLRQVLINIIKNGIESIKENGQVVVILLENEKEIVIEIIDNGIGMNKKQVKKLGQPYYTTKNAGTGLGLMISYNMIKLIDGKIDVQSEVGKGTTFIIKLPKIE
- a CDS encoding DUF3817 domain-containing protein, with the protein product MRSTVHTLGFTGVLEGVSYLVLLLIAMPLKYMFDYPMAVTVVGGMHGFLFVAYALMVAIVLFQKRWTFLWAVWAVFLAFIPFGTFYLDKQLKTKR